Proteins encoded in a region of the Corynebacterium breve genome:
- a CDS encoding C39 family peptidase: MIDPDDFQLPSTSDSTGDISFEFADDVIAPEEPADIPAPDIDVDIDDSFEDTVEPLDPVDPVDPVDPMDPVDPADDPELLPEEEAEHPELAPEEEPELEEDPVVIDPATGEDEVVVEDGVHGDSHEWTADWFFQGEWGYCGPTSVAFIVNEFMDAGITDPETMVDRAIELGLVDDISQGMYMVDLNTLLNDAGVPAEYGQGSMDELNELLDDGYGVIVAVDSGEIWGDPADAAGEDNMSDHALVVTEIDTNTGMVTLADPGHPDGNGLQVSIEDFEDAWQDSSYEWITTTAPDQDLAPTEDAVAAGAPGTTGWEKLAFLNLTGDERIN, translated from the coding sequence ATGATCGATCCAGACGATTTCCAGCTCCCATCTACTTCCGACTCCACCGGTGACATCAGCTTCGAATTTGCCGATGACGTCATCGCACCCGAGGAGCCTGCCGACATTCCTGCGCCAGACATCGACGTGGATATCGACGATTCCTTCGAGGACACAGTCGAACCGCTGGACCCCGTAGACCCCGTAGACCCAGTGGACCCAATGGATCCAGTGGACCCTGCCGATGATCCGGAGCTACTGCCTGAGGAAGAGGCCGAGCACCCAGAGCTTGCTCCCGAGGAAGAGCCTGAACTGGAGGAAGACCCAGTTGTCATCGACCCAGCTACTGGCGAAGACGAGGTTGTCGTGGAAGACGGTGTCCATGGCGACTCCCACGAGTGGACCGCCGACTGGTTCTTCCAGGGCGAATGGGGCTACTGCGGCCCGACCTCTGTGGCGTTCATCGTCAACGAGTTCATGGATGCCGGCATCACCGATCCAGAGACCATGGTGGACCGTGCTATCGAGCTCGGCCTTGTCGACGACATCTCCCAGGGCATGTACATGGTTGACCTCAATACCCTGCTTAACGACGCAGGCGTGCCAGCAGAATATGGCCAGGGTTCCATGGACGAGCTCAATGAGCTTCTCGACGACGGCTACGGCGTCATCGTCGCTGTCGACTCCGGCGAAATCTGGGGCGACCCAGCAGATGCCGCCGGTGAGGACAACATGTCCGACCACGCGCTCGTTGTCACTGAAATCGACACCAACACCGGCATGGTCACCCTCGCCGACCCAGGCCATCCAGACGGCAACGGCCTCCAGGTATCCATCGAAGACTTCGAGGACGCATGGCAGGATTCCAGCTACGAGTGGATCACGACCACCGCACCGGACCAGGACCTAGCACCGACCGAGGACGCGGTTGCAGCTGGCGCACCTGGTACCACCGGCTGGGAGAAGCTGGCCTTCCTGAACCTGACCGGCGACGAGCGCATCAATTAG
- a CDS encoding methylenetetrahydrofolate reductase: MSANTSSSRPSARLSASAPLDSLDEPAPEAPKRRRPALSFEVIPPRHDADAAKIDRLLTTLNAYQPDYISVTSSARSQWLSGTAEFIGRISRETEARTIAHLACTAGTPDELTDWIHTLLDSGVRGFLALRGDLPEGLDKLPDTHLQHATDLVNLINRIEEQEAYRLAAGNLAISVACYPSGHAESSGPDEDLDVLLAKQRLGADFAITQLFFDAEDYLRFVEKARLAGVRIPLIPGIMPMTSLNKAERMGVLSGISVPERVIKRMRSATDEYEAGMEMSAELARTILDAGAGGLHVYTHNNTDVTIDFLNRVGVPKP; the protein is encoded by the coding sequence GTGTCTGCCAACACTTCGTCGTCGCGACCGTCAGCTCGGCTTTCTGCATCTGCCCCGTTGGACAGTCTCGACGAACCCGCTCCGGAAGCGCCGAAGCGCCGCCGCCCGGCCTTGAGCTTTGAGGTGATCCCTCCGCGCCACGACGCTGACGCAGCAAAGATCGATAGACTGCTCACTACGCTTAATGCGTACCAACCGGACTATATTTCAGTGACCAGCTCCGCACGCTCCCAATGGCTCAGTGGCACCGCTGAATTCATTGGCCGCATCTCCCGCGAGACCGAGGCCCGCACCATCGCGCACCTCGCCTGCACTGCCGGAACCCCCGACGAGCTCACCGATTGGATCCACACGCTTCTCGACTCCGGCGTCCGCGGTTTCCTTGCCTTGCGCGGCGACCTGCCCGAAGGCCTAGACAAGTTGCCGGATACCCACCTCCAGCACGCCACCGACCTAGTCAACCTGATCAACCGGATCGAGGAGCAGGAAGCGTACCGCCTCGCCGCGGGAAACCTTGCGATCTCCGTCGCGTGCTACCCCTCGGGCCACGCCGAATCTTCTGGGCCCGACGAGGACCTCGACGTGCTCTTGGCCAAACAGCGCCTAGGTGCAGATTTCGCCATCACGCAGCTCTTTTTTGATGCCGAGGACTACTTGCGCTTCGTCGAAAAGGCGCGCCTCGCCGGAGTCAGGATCCCGTTGATCCCTGGAATCATGCCTATGACCAGCCTAAACAAGGCTGAACGCATGGGCGTGCTTTCAGGAATCAGCGTTCCTGAACGGGTGATCAAGCGAATGCGCAGCGCCACCGACGAATACGAGGCGGGCATGGAAATGTCTGCCGAGTTAGCCCGCACCATCTTGGATGCAGGAGCCGGTGGCCTCCACGTGTACACCCACAACAACACCGACGTCACGATAGATTTTCTCAATCGTGTCGGAGTACCGAAACCCTAA
- the metE gene encoding 5-methyltetrahydropteroyltriglutamate--homocysteine S-methyltransferase produces the protein MSFPHSTIEGYPRIGRNRELKRALESYWAGRIDQETFLSTTHALRIDTYNHLRDLGLSEDYAIPADVAYYDQVLETALTVGVLHAADLDAEFTLCRGNDTDTPLEMTKWFDTNYHYLVPELSGDAFDPAPERIVRIFEEALAAGHKVRPYLVGPVTLLALSKPVDFSRVDELVAAYKTVLAALSDAGAEWVQIAEPALTADLSVPDPELAAIAGEAWTDLLSATDRPNVYLTSPYGSLRAGLDALAKAAPEALHVDLAPATLQADPDYPARVRAAVGEQTTLVAGLIDGRNIWAGDLRAKEQVLSELGTKHVSTSVSLQHVPHTLNDEKSLPVDVAGWLSFADEKIAEVQALVAGRFDAAEAFARSDRAVRTRAESTKLHNAVVAKRVADLPEGQVQREPAFAQRVEAQRSLGLPKLPTTTIGSFPQTAEIRRARTLHRNGELNDVDYDARLREEVRDVIELQERLGLDVLVHGEPERNDMVQYFAELLEGFVTTDNGWVQSYGSRCTRPPIVVGDVSRPEAMTVEWAKYAQSLSDKPVKGMLTGPVTILAWSFTRDDVTLAESADQIALALADEVADLEAAGINVIQIDEPALRELLPLRADARPEYLDWAVRSFRLVALNAAPTTQIHTHLCYSEFGQIIDAVAGLDADVTSIEAARSRMELLEDIDETFHSEIGPGIWDIHSPRVPSVAEMAELIRAALVNVPVERLWVNPDCGLKTRSYAEVEPALRNLVLARDEVVAAL, from the coding sequence ATGTCTTTCCCACACTCCACCATCGAGGGCTACCCTCGCATCGGCCGTAACCGCGAACTCAAGCGCGCCCTCGAATCCTACTGGGCAGGCCGCATCGACCAAGAGACTTTCTTGTCGACGACCCACGCACTGCGCATCGATACCTATAACCACCTACGCGACCTCGGTCTTTCCGAGGACTACGCCATTCCAGCCGACGTTGCCTACTACGACCAGGTCCTAGAAACCGCGCTCACCGTCGGAGTTTTGCACGCTGCCGACCTCGACGCAGAGTTCACCCTGTGCCGCGGCAACGACACCGACACCCCCCTGGAAATGACCAAGTGGTTCGACACCAACTACCACTACCTTGTCCCTGAACTCTCCGGCGATGCCTTCGACCCAGCACCCGAGCGCATCGTCCGCATCTTCGAGGAAGCTCTTGCCGCTGGCCACAAAGTCCGCCCGTACCTAGTCGGCCCAGTGACCCTGCTCGCGCTGTCCAAGCCTGTCGACTTCTCGCGTGTCGACGAGCTCGTCGCTGCATACAAGACCGTACTCGCCGCCTTGTCCGACGCCGGGGCCGAATGGGTCCAGATCGCCGAACCAGCCCTGACCGCCGATCTCTCCGTGCCTGACCCCGAGCTGGCAGCGATCGCCGGGGAAGCCTGGACCGACCTACTCAGCGCGACCGACCGTCCCAATGTGTACCTGACCTCGCCGTATGGTTCACTGCGCGCCGGGCTCGACGCCCTGGCCAAGGCCGCTCCCGAGGCGCTGCACGTCGACCTCGCACCAGCCACCCTGCAAGCTGACCCGGACTATCCAGCTCGCGTCCGCGCCGCAGTAGGGGAGCAGACCACCTTGGTCGCAGGTCTCATTGACGGCCGCAACATCTGGGCCGGCGACCTGCGCGCAAAGGAACAGGTACTCAGCGAACTTGGCACCAAGCACGTCTCCACCTCCGTCTCCCTCCAGCACGTTCCGCACACGCTGAACGACGAAAAGTCCCTCCCGGTCGACGTGGCAGGTTGGCTTTCCTTCGCCGACGAGAAGATCGCCGAGGTCCAGGCCCTGGTTGCTGGACGCTTCGATGCCGCAGAGGCTTTCGCGCGATCTGATCGCGCCGTTCGCACCCGTGCCGAGTCGACGAAGTTGCACAACGCGGTCGTCGCTAAGCGAGTCGCTGACCTGCCAGAAGGACAAGTCCAGCGCGAACCTGCGTTTGCCCAGCGCGTCGAGGCGCAAAGGTCCCTCGGCCTGCCGAAGCTGCCGACGACCACCATCGGCTCCTTCCCGCAGACCGCCGAGATCCGCCGCGCCCGCACTCTGCATCGCAACGGTGAGCTCAACGACGTGGACTACGATGCACGCTTGCGCGAGGAAGTCCGCGACGTCATTGAGCTGCAGGAACGCCTTGGGCTCGACGTCTTGGTCCACGGCGAACCCGAGCGCAACGACATGGTCCAGTACTTTGCAGAACTGCTCGAAGGCTTCGTGACCACCGACAACGGCTGGGTCCAGTCGTACGGCTCCCGCTGCACCCGTCCACCAATCGTCGTCGGCGACGTCTCCCGCCCTGAGGCCATGACCGTCGAGTGGGCAAAGTACGCCCAGTCACTTTCCGACAAGCCAGTCAAGGGCATGCTCACAGGCCCCGTCACCATCCTGGCCTGGTCTTTCACTCGCGACGACGTCACCTTGGCCGAGTCCGCCGACCAGATCGCCCTCGCGCTTGCCGACGAGGTCGCCGACCTCGAAGCCGCCGGCATCAACGTCATTCAGATCGACGAGCCCGCCCTGCGCGAACTGCTGCCACTGCGCGCCGATGCCCGCCCCGAGTACCTCGACTGGGCCGTGCGCTCCTTCCGCCTCGTCGCGTTGAACGCTGCGCCGACCACTCAGATTCACACCCACTTGTGCTACTCCGAGTTCGGCCAGATCATTGACGCCGTCGCAGGTTTGGATGCAGATGTCACCTCCATCGAGGCCGCGCGCTCGCGCATGGAGCTACTGGAAGACATCGACGAGACCTTCCACTCCGAGATTGGTCCGGGTATCTGGGACATCCACTCGCCGCGTGTGCCATCTGTTGCCGAGATGGCCGAGCTCATCCGCGCCGCCCTGGTCAACGTGCCGGTCGAGCGCCTGTGGGTCAACCCTGACTGCGGCTTGAAGACCCGCAGCTACGCCGAGGTCGAGCCCGCCCTGCGCAACCTGGTCCTCGCGCGCGATGAGGTGGTGGCCGCGCTGTAA
- a CDS encoding DUF559 domain-containing protein: MKASSFQSVLCSLVNLRTLSHADSTWAAIADGRFVQLAPSWFIPESVFATLTWYQRRWLTAYAIGKNARTAVLASRSAARMWGMWVVPLTHETTEVIVPHGKIPAHRNRTPDVTYRFSVLGPEDIELRHGVRLTSRLRTALDIARLHGFVEGLVACDWLLAQGFTQDQLTREIRRMGRRKGIAIARSCVKEASAWSESPYESVARALLIEAKVPEVKLQVPIDGKRVDFLIADVVVVEIDGDVKYDGTTFNVPTEAVLIAERKREKALTNLGFAVLRYSPADLHRAPQKLIDDVMRELSARRPDLPPHSSN, translated from the coding sequence ATGAAGGCCTCTTCTTTTCAGTCAGTACTTTGTTCCTTAGTCAATCTCCGCACTCTTTCGCACGCCGACTCCACCTGGGCTGCCATTGCAGACGGGCGCTTTGTCCAACTCGCGCCGTCGTGGTTCATCCCCGAGAGCGTGTTCGCGACACTTACCTGGTACCAGCGGCGATGGCTCACCGCCTATGCAATCGGCAAGAACGCACGCACCGCCGTTCTCGCATCGCGCTCGGCCGCGAGAATGTGGGGCATGTGGGTTGTTCCTCTAACGCACGAAACCACCGAAGTGATCGTCCCACACGGCAAAATACCAGCTCACCGCAATCGAACCCCCGATGTCACCTACCGCTTTTCGGTTTTAGGTCCGGAAGACATTGAGTTGCGCCACGGGGTCCGTCTGACATCGCGACTCCGAACAGCATTGGATATCGCCCGCCTGCATGGGTTCGTCGAAGGTTTAGTAGCCTGCGATTGGCTCTTGGCGCAGGGCTTCACTCAGGACCAGTTGACCAGGGAAATTCGCCGGATGGGTCGTCGTAAAGGCATTGCAATTGCCCGCTCCTGCGTAAAGGAAGCAAGTGCATGGTCAGAGTCGCCCTACGAGAGTGTCGCCCGCGCGCTACTGATCGAAGCGAAGGTGCCAGAAGTGAAACTCCAGGTGCCCATTGACGGAAAGCGCGTCGATTTCCTCATCGCGGACGTGGTCGTTGTGGAGATCGATGGCGATGTGAAATACGACGGCACCACATTCAACGTCCCGACCGAAGCGGTGCTCATCGCGGAGCGCAAACGCGAAAAGGCCCTGACCAATCTCGGGTTCGCTGTGCTGAGATACTCGCCGGCTGACCTGCATCGCGCGCCACAGAAGCTTATCGACGACGTCATGCGCGAGTTGTCCGCCCGGCGCCCTGACCTCCCGCCCCATTCGTCAAACTGA
- a CDS encoding peptidylprolyl isomerase yields the protein MTQKTATATMHTNLGDIVIDLFGNHAPQTVENFVGLANGSKDYSTKNAQGTNEGPFYDGAIFHRIIADFMIQGGDPTGTGTGGPGYQFADEFHPELQFDRPYLLAMANAGPGTNGSQFFITVVETPWLTNKHTIFGEVTDEASKAVVDKLAAVQTGRMDRPVEDVVIQSIDIAE from the coding sequence ATGACTCAGAAGACTGCAACTGCAACGATGCACACCAACCTGGGTGACATCGTCATTGATCTGTTCGGCAACCATGCTCCTCAGACCGTGGAGAACTTCGTTGGCTTGGCTAACGGCTCCAAGGATTACTCCACCAAGAACGCACAGGGTACCAACGAGGGCCCTTTCTACGATGGCGCGATCTTCCACCGCATCATCGCTGACTTCATGATCCAGGGTGGCGACCCAACCGGCACCGGCACCGGCGGCCCTGGCTACCAGTTTGCTGACGAGTTCCACCCAGAGCTTCAGTTCGACCGTCCATACCTGCTTGCTATGGCCAACGCTGGTCCTGGCACCAACGGCTCCCAGTTCTTCATCACCGTCGTTGAGACCCCTTGGCTGACCAACAAGCACACCATCTTCGGTGAGGTTACCGATGAGGCTTCCAAGGCTGTCGTCGATAAGCTGGCTGCAGTGCAGACTGGTCGCATGGACCGCCCTGTTGAGGACGTTGTCATCCAGTCGATCGATATCGCTGAGTAA
- a CDS encoding rhomboid family intramembrane serine protease: MTFQSWFREHTRHAPATLWIIALCSVVWLVTAVQAQALNDSVWGSSLGSAMVLWGPAAQVEPWGMARAVTSIFLHLGVGHLIVNMVMLLLIGPEIERFVGSGPYALAFVAGGLGGSAAISMFNFNTPTAGASGAIYALMPVMVAIAYRRSVDLRAPIVFLAIAVGYTFLAGNVSVWGHLGGVLAGAVMAWPLTSAQVRTRWLSAGLVALISGVLIILALT; encoded by the coding sequence ATGACTTTTCAATCGTGGTTTCGGGAGCACACGCGCCATGCGCCGGCGACGTTGTGGATTATTGCATTGTGCTCAGTGGTGTGGCTGGTCACCGCTGTGCAGGCGCAGGCGCTGAATGATTCGGTATGGGGTTCGTCGCTGGGATCAGCAATGGTGTTGTGGGGTCCTGCGGCGCAGGTGGAGCCGTGGGGGATGGCGCGCGCGGTGACCTCGATCTTTCTGCATCTAGGTGTTGGACACCTCATCGTGAACATGGTGATGCTGCTGCTTATCGGCCCGGAGATCGAACGCTTTGTGGGCAGCGGACCCTATGCGCTGGCGTTCGTTGCGGGCGGCTTGGGTGGCTCGGCGGCGATCTCAATGTTCAATTTCAATACGCCAACTGCCGGCGCGTCGGGAGCAATCTATGCATTGATGCCGGTTATGGTGGCAATTGCTTATCGACGATCCGTCGACCTCCGTGCCCCCATCGTCTTCCTAGCGATTGCAGTGGGCTACACGTTCTTGGCGGGAAATGTCAGCGTGTGGGGCCACTTAGGCGGAGTCTTAGCTGGCGCGGTGATGGCGTGGCCGTTGACATCAGCGCAGGTCAGGACACGGTGGCTCAGCGCTGGGCTCGTAGCCTTAATATCAGGTGTGCTTATCATATTAGCCCTGACTTAA
- the crgA gene encoding cell division protein CrgA yields the protein MPKAKVTKTSTAPVSSSSTTRTPVKINTGGTPMWYKVLMFGFMLVGLAWIIVNYLAGPQIPLMAELGPWNYLIGFGGLVIGLLMTMGWR from the coding sequence ATGCCAAAGGCAAAGGTCACCAAGACTTCCACCGCACCAGTCTCCAGCTCCAGCACCACTCGTACCCCGGTCAAGATCAACACCGGTGGCACCCCGATGTGGTACAAGGTGCTGATGTTCGGCTTCATGCTCGTCGGCTTGGCTTGGATCATCGTGAACTACCTTGCGGGCCCTCAGATTCCACTGATGGCCGAACTAGGCCCGTGGAACTACTTGATCGGCTTCGGCGGTTTGGTCATCGGACTCCTCATGACCATGGGCTGGCGCTAA
- the pknB gene encoding Stk1 family PASTA domain-containing Ser/Thr kinase, whose protein sequence is MPLIGDRYDLGVSIGTGGMSDVYAATDTLLGREIAIKMLKVDLARDENFRERFRREAQNSARLNHPNIVAVYDTGSCVIDGVDVPYIVMERVIGRNLRDIMREDGVLPPERAAALLTPVTAALQASHDAGIIHRDVKPANIMVTNTGEVKVMDFGIARAMDDSTSAMTQTSAVIGTAQYLSPEQARGKTADFRSDVYALGCVLYESVTGKPPFEGETPFAVAYQHVQEDPEEPSSYISGLSPQEAVNIDAVTLTAMAKHPADRYQTAAEMGEDLKRLSRGAVTQAARSHVATPSQEQTVVSGRAVPAPAPVATTAIPAAAGAGAGAMAGAGAGADPAPRESRYAQHRENTKPQNGWLKWLAGLLALVALGFVGAFMFDYFRTEDSPETITETMITLPDVAGQERNAAQQQLEDLGLQVEIVEEPSPDVPRNNVIRMNPEAGSHLREGTTVNLTVSSGPEMTDVPDVSGKSPQEAVQILSGAGLELNSEFDEEESDTVESGLIIRQNPPAGTQLSKGSKISIVVSAGKEKVRIPSLIGMDADAASETLSSLGLEAQFEQVDSSKPEGEVIAVAGSGTEVDKGSTVAIQISNGMIIEMIDITRKTPEEARTALEESGWSGTLTEGPAAATGALIDEGLIAATQPKEGDEIRKDADITINVWKFDATKLLPTGQPGPPERPDRIDNQAPGIPDI, encoded by the coding sequence ATGCCACTCATAGGAGATCGCTACGATCTCGGCGTCAGCATTGGCACCGGCGGCATGTCAGATGTCTACGCTGCGACGGACACCCTCCTTGGACGCGAGATCGCCATCAAGATGCTCAAGGTGGATTTGGCGCGCGACGAGAACTTCCGCGAACGCTTTCGTCGAGAAGCTCAAAATTCCGCTCGGCTAAACCACCCGAATATTGTGGCCGTTTACGACACCGGCTCTTGCGTTATCGATGGGGTGGACGTGCCGTACATCGTGATGGAGCGCGTCATTGGCCGTAACCTGCGCGACATTATGCGCGAAGATGGCGTTCTCCCGCCAGAACGGGCCGCGGCACTACTCACCCCGGTCACCGCTGCGCTGCAGGCCAGCCACGATGCAGGCATTATCCACCGCGACGTAAAACCGGCGAACATCATGGTGACCAACACCGGAGAAGTCAAAGTCATGGACTTTGGAATCGCCCGCGCCATGGACGATTCGACTTCCGCGATGACCCAGACCTCCGCCGTCATCGGCACGGCCCAGTATCTGTCACCCGAACAGGCCCGTGGCAAAACCGCTGACTTCCGCAGCGACGTCTACGCACTCGGTTGCGTGCTTTACGAATCAGTCACCGGCAAGCCTCCTTTCGAAGGCGAGACTCCGTTTGCGGTGGCCTACCAGCATGTGCAAGAAGATCCCGAAGAGCCAAGCTCTTATATCTCCGGACTGTCTCCCCAGGAAGCCGTAAACATCGACGCCGTCACACTCACTGCGATGGCGAAGCACCCAGCGGATCGCTACCAAACTGCCGCCGAGATGGGCGAAGATTTGAAGCGCCTGTCGCGCGGTGCGGTGACGCAGGCTGCGCGTTCCCACGTTGCCACCCCGAGCCAGGAACAAACGGTTGTTTCTGGGCGGGCAGTACCGGCGCCCGCCCCGGTTGCGACGACTGCGATTCCGGCCGCCGCAGGTGCTGGTGCCGGTGCTATGGCTGGTGCTGGTGCTGGTGCTGATCCGGCGCCGCGGGAGTCTCGCTACGCTCAGCACCGCGAGAACACGAAGCCACAAAACGGGTGGTTGAAGTGGCTCGCTGGGCTTCTAGCGCTGGTTGCCCTGGGGTTCGTCGGCGCTTTCATGTTCGACTATTTCCGCACCGAGGACTCGCCCGAGACCATCACTGAAACCATGATCACGCTGCCCGACGTTGCAGGTCAAGAGCGTAACGCTGCGCAACAACAACTGGAGGATCTTGGCCTTCAGGTGGAAATCGTCGAGGAGCCAAGCCCAGACGTGCCACGCAACAACGTGATCCGTATGAACCCAGAGGCAGGCTCCCACCTGCGCGAAGGCACAACCGTGAACCTGACCGTTTCGTCCGGCCCTGAGATGACGGATGTTCCTGACGTGTCAGGCAAGTCACCACAGGAAGCCGTGCAGATTCTGTCCGGCGCGGGTCTTGAGCTCAACTCCGAGTTTGACGAAGAAGAAAGCGACACCGTCGAGTCCGGCCTGATCATCAGGCAAAACCCACCGGCCGGCACCCAGCTGTCCAAGGGGTCGAAGATCTCCATCGTCGTCTCGGCTGGCAAGGAAAAGGTGCGCATTCCTTCATTGATCGGGATGGACGCTGACGCTGCGAGCGAGACCTTGAGCTCGCTCGGCCTAGAGGCACAGTTCGAACAGGTCGATTCGTCCAAGCCGGAGGGAGAGGTCATCGCCGTCGCCGGTTCCGGGACAGAGGTAGACAAGGGCTCTACAGTCGCAATCCAGATCTCCAACGGCATGATCATTGAAATGATCGACATCACGCGCAAGACTCCAGAAGAAGCACGCACGGCTCTGGAGGAATCCGGCTGGTCAGGCACCCTCACCGAGGGCCCTGCCGCAGCAACCGGTGCGCTTATCGACGAAGGCCTCATCGCCGCGACCCAGCCGAAGGAAGGTGACGAAATCCGCAAGGACGCCGACATCACCATCAACGTGTGGAAGTTCGATGCGACGAAACTGCTCCCTACCGGCCAACCTGGTCCGCCGGAGCGGCCTGATAGGATTGATAACCAAGCTCCGGGGATCCCCGACATTTGA
- a CDS encoding serine/threonine-protein kinase, producing MHTNSRNELQALIGDDYQLQWIIGHGGMSTVWLADDRANDREVAIKVLKPEFSSHEEFLARFRNEAIAAEGIVSDHVVATYDYREVTAEAGYTVCFIVMEYVRGESLADLLAREHQLDEPLALDVLEQAAHGLSIIHRMGLVHRDIKPGNIMITQNGQVKITDFGIAKAAAAVPLTRTGMVVGTAQYVSPEQAQGKEVTAASDIYSLGVMGYEMLAGRRPFTGDSSVSVALAHVNNMPPALSTNVSAPTRELIEIALRKDPTTRFADGNELALAVAAVRQGQRPPQPASAAMNQIAEEPSPTASTRQLAAVAQPTTIRPQAEVPTHVPSGLVERPAVAGSKTVTSNDRGNGAWIAIATLLGLAALGAGAWAFIAGPFSTNDDPAPPSPEIVTSFITPSAEETTEESSSVQQEPTSRRPTLTEPRQRGSSVRLTTDEVPTREQTTQEQPPEETSQPEVTSEPTAEQPAPTGDSAPTASTLPGPIDEVTEYSGNTDNNEGFLEFSAPEAPAEEGGI from the coding sequence ATGCACACCAATAGCCGCAACGAGCTGCAAGCCCTCATCGGTGACGACTACCAACTGCAGTGGATCATCGGGCACGGAGGCATGTCCACAGTTTGGCTTGCCGACGACCGCGCGAACGATCGCGAAGTAGCCATCAAGGTACTCAAGCCTGAGTTCTCTTCCCACGAAGAGTTCCTCGCTCGCTTCCGTAACGAGGCCATCGCCGCGGAAGGCATCGTCTCCGACCACGTGGTTGCCACATACGACTACCGCGAGGTCACCGCCGAAGCTGGCTATACCGTGTGTTTTATCGTCATGGAATACGTCCGTGGCGAATCCCTCGCCGACCTTTTGGCGCGCGAGCACCAACTGGACGAGCCCCTCGCCCTCGACGTTTTGGAACAAGCCGCGCACGGCCTGTCCATTATTCACCGCATGGGGCTGGTCCACCGCGACATCAAACCCGGCAACATCATGATCACCCAGAATGGGCAGGTCAAGATCACTGACTTTGGTATTGCCAAGGCTGCGGCCGCCGTGCCCCTGACGCGCACCGGAATGGTCGTCGGTACCGCGCAATACGTGTCACCTGAGCAAGCCCAAGGCAAGGAAGTCACCGCCGCCAGCGACATCTACTCCCTCGGTGTGATGGGCTACGAAATGCTCGCCGGGCGCCGGCCGTTCACGGGGGATTCGTCGGTAAGCGTGGCGTTGGCACATGTGAACAACATGCCGCCAGCATTGTCGACGAACGTGTCCGCCCCCACCCGTGAGCTCATCGAAATCGCGCTGCGCAAAGATCCGACGACGCGTTTTGCCGATGGCAACGAACTCGCGTTGGCGGTGGCAGCTGTACGCCAGGGCCAGCGCCCGCCGCAGCCCGCGTCGGCCGCGATGAACCAGATCGCGGAAGAGCCTTCGCCCACTGCTTCGACACGCCAGCTAGCTGCGGTTGCTCAGCCGACGACGATCCGTCCGCAGGCCGAGGTGCCTACGCATGTTCCTTCCGGATTGGTGGAACGCCCGGCTGTCGCGGGCTCGAAGACCGTGACCTCGAACGACCGCGGCAACGGGGCTTGGATTGCGATCGCTACGCTTCTTGGTTTGGCAGCACTTGGGGCTGGTGCCTGGGCGTTTATCGCGGGTCCGTTTTCTACTAACGACGACCCAGCGCCGCCGAGTCCCGAAATCGTCACCAGTTTCATCACGCCTTCCGCTGAGGAGACTACAGAAGAAAGCTCGTCGGTCCAGCAGGAACCAACGTCGCGCAGACCAACTCTGACGGAGCCTCGCCAGCGGGGCTCGTCAGTGCGGCTCACGACAGATGAGGTTCCGACCCGCGAACAGACTACTCAGGAGCAACCACCCGAGGAGACCTCGCAGCCAGAAGTTACCTCGGAGCCGACGGCCGAACAGCCAGCTCCCACCGGCGATAGTGCCCCGACGGCTTCAACATTGCCCGGGCCGATTGACGAGGTAACTGAGTACAGCGGCAATACTGATAACAACGAAGGTTTTCTAGAATTCTCGGCACCTGAAGCACCAGCCGAAGAGGGAGGTATCTAA